A genomic segment from Thermococcus sp. encodes:
- a CDS encoding IMP cyclohydrolase produces MTYTGRTLGIGLMNGKPFTFYLLCSRSFPERKAVIKGSTAYIINRTETDNPYVSYPVVRTNERYAVVTNGLHTDFIFQALDWEKPRKALVHVLDAMDYERDAYDTPRIAGVIERGNKRGWLGFAGRGWLWVRELELKEGKAFVTATYNVDGFVELGLNNFSPARELASEVLKLPFEHKVLAIGVAENKDGWRIETTSNL; encoded by the coding sequence TTGACCTACACTGGGAGAACCCTCGGAATAGGCCTGATGAACGGCAAGCCCTTCACCTTCTACCTCCTCTGCTCCCGTTCCTTCCCGGAGAGGAAGGCCGTGATTAAGGGCAGCACCGCTTACATAATCAACCGAACCGAGACGGACAACCCCTATGTGAGCTACCCCGTTGTGAGAACGAACGAGAGGTACGCGGTGGTCACCAACGGCCTCCACACGGACTTCATCTTCCAGGCCCTCGACTGGGAGAAGCCGAGGAAGGCTTTAGTCCACGTTCTCGACGCGATGGACTACGAGAGAGATGCATACGACACGCCAAGGATAGCTGGAGTTATAGAGCGAGGAAACAAGAGAGGCTGGCTCGGCTTCGCCGGAAGGGGCTGGCTGTGGGTGAGGGAGCTTGAGCTGAAGGAAGGAAAGGCTTTTGTTACCGCAACCTACAACGTGGATGGCTTCGTTGAACTCGGCCTGAACAACTTCAGCCCGGCCAGAGAACTCGCCTCGGAGGTTCTAAAGCTCCCCTTCGAGCACAAAGTTCTCGCTATCGGGGTCGCTGAAAATAAGGATGGGTGGAGGATTGAAACCACCTCTAATCTTTAA
- a CDS encoding formate--phosphoribosylaminoimidazolecarboxamide ligase: MIISTIASHSSLQILLGAKGEGFKTRLYVKPGRRAFYASTRLADELFVTEDMSAILNDDGIVIPHGSFVAYLGLEAIERARTKFFGNRRFLKWETTFELQDKALDKAGIPRVEVVKPEEAKPDELYFVRLEGPRGGSGHFIAKGEGLEERLEGVEGDYRVERFIPGVYLYVHFFHSPILGRLELLGVDERILIADGNARWPVRPLPYTIAGNVGVALRESLLPKLYDYGLAFVEAMRKLEPPGIIGPFALHFAYDGEFKAIGFASRIDGGSNALHWYGRLYWEEPMSAGRRIAREIKLALEDDRLGEVVA; encoded by the coding sequence ATGATAATCTCGACGATAGCGTCTCATTCCTCCCTCCAGATACTCCTTGGGGCCAAGGGTGAGGGTTTTAAAACGAGGCTCTACGTGAAACCTGGAAGAAGAGCCTTCTACGCCTCCACGAGGCTCGCAGACGAGCTTTTTGTAACCGAAGATATGAGCGCAATACTAAACGACGACGGCATCGTAATTCCGCACGGTTCCTTCGTGGCTTACCTCGGCCTTGAGGCGATAGAAAGGGCCAGAACCAAGTTCTTCGGCAATAGGCGCTTCCTCAAGTGGGAGACGACCTTTGAACTTCAGGACAAAGCGCTCGACAAAGCTGGAATACCGCGCGTTGAGGTTGTCAAGCCGGAAGAGGCTAAGCCCGACGAGCTTTACTTCGTCCGCCTTGAGGGGCCGAGGGGCGGTAGCGGGCACTTCATCGCTAAAGGAGAAGGGCTTGAAGAAAGGCTGGAGGGTGTTGAGGGTGACTACAGGGTTGAGCGCTTCATACCCGGCGTTTACCTCTACGTCCACTTCTTCCACTCGCCAATCCTGGGCAGGCTTGAGCTGCTCGGCGTTGACGAGAGGATTCTCATAGCGGACGGAAACGCCCGCTGGCCGGTGAGACCGCTCCCGTACACGATAGCGGGCAACGTCGGTGTCGCCCTCAGGGAGTCGCTCCTGCCAAAGCTCTATGATTACGGTTTGGCATTCGTCGAGGCGATGAGAAAACTCGAACCACCCGGAATAATTGGACCCTTCGCGCTCCACTTCGCCTACGACGGAGAATTTAAGGCCATCGGTTTCGCCTCGCGGATAGACGGGGGGAGCAATGCCCTCCACTGGTACGGACGGCTCTACTGGGAGGAGCCAATGAGCGCGGGCAGGAGGATAGCGCGGGAGATAAAACTGGCCCTTGAGGATGACAGGTTGGGGGAGGTGGTAGCTTGA
- a CDS encoding phosphoribosylaminoimidazolesuccinocarboxamide synthase, producing the protein MRLIYSGKTKDVYEDGPYLIFHFRDTILGRDGREDSGGNEVVGEKAGKGSVVLMQTEFFFKLLEKNGIRTHFVERIDDRKARFLKAERIPLEVIYRELAYGSFLRRYRDWVRPFQPLGIAEFTLKDDRLDDPLIAEDSVIALGIASRGEVEKMKETMGKVVGILRDFLSSKDLQLVDFKLEFGRLGGELLVIDELSGDTMRVAKGRRILTREELLGVIE; encoded by the coding sequence TTGAGGTTAATATACTCCGGCAAGACCAAGGACGTCTACGAGGACGGCCCTTATCTCATCTTCCACTTCAGGGACACCATCCTAGGCAGGGACGGTAGGGAAGACAGCGGGGGCAACGAAGTTGTCGGCGAAAAAGCCGGGAAGGGGAGCGTCGTTTTAATGCAGACGGAGTTCTTCTTCAAACTACTCGAGAAAAACGGAATAAGAACGCACTTCGTCGAGAGGATTGACGATAGGAAGGCCCGCTTCCTGAAGGCCGAGAGGATTCCGCTCGAGGTTATCTATCGGGAACTGGCCTACGGAAGCTTCCTGCGGAGATACAGGGACTGGGTAAGGCCCTTTCAGCCCTTGGGGATAGCCGAGTTCACGCTCAAGGACGACCGCCTCGACGACCCGTTGATAGCTGAAGACTCAGTGATCGCCCTGGGAATCGCGAGCAGGGGAGAGGTCGAAAAGATGAAGGAAACGATGGGGAAGGTGGTCGGGATTTTGCGGGATTTCCTCTCTTCAAAGGACCTTCAGCTCGTTGACTTCAAGCTCGAGTTCGGCCGACTCGGCGGGGAGCTTCTGGTGATAGACGAGCTGAGTGGAGACACGATGCGCGTCGCAAAGGGCAGGAGAATATTAACCCGGGAAGAATTGCTGGGGGTGATCGAATGA